From a region of the Archocentrus centrarchus isolate MPI-CPG fArcCen1 chromosome 18, fArcCen1, whole genome shotgun sequence genome:
- the LOC115797449 gene encoding uncharacterized protein LOC115797449, whose amino-acid sequence MSHITDIEVSLDEAQESHLREQGFSKINVELNKGSGGNYIYLWYKKGSCPAVTRIQFSFTHQMSEGLIKAGYHKIDKDLNAGAGGDYIYLWYYKGSSAHDIPIVDLDVTTEAADEAEKFKHGWERLACDLNRKAGGNWIYLWVKRQKPAYICDITASADFEGDSDRFNEGYNQVDEDTNRGGGGAYVYVWYRLSTDTNNVVRDLQVSTNDEEYQAFQNQGYTVVNQDLNQGTGGNQVFLWYKKDVCSKKPIKAVTVIVNQAAVQPYERAGIEVIKKNLNTGNNGDVLYLCYYQ is encoded by the coding sequence ATGTCCCACATCACTGATATTGAAGTGTCTCTGGATGAAGCTCAGGAGAGTCACCTTCGTGAACAAGGCTTCAGCAAAATCAATGTTGAACTGAACAAAGGATCTGGAGGAAACTACATCTACCTGTGGTACAAAAAAGGCAGCTGCCCAGCAGTCACCAGGATTCAGTTTTCATTCACTCATCAGATGAGTGAGGGCCTGATCAAAGCAGGGTACCACAAGATCGACAAAGACCTCAATGCTGGAGCAGGTGGCGACTACATCTATTTGTGGTACTACAAAGGTTCCTCAGCCCACGATATTCCTATTGTGGACCTTGATGTCACTACAGAAGCTGCAGATGAAGCTGAGAAGTTCAAACACGGCTGGGAGAGACTGGCCTGTGATCTGAACCGGAAAGCTGGAGGAAACTGGATCTACCTGTGGGTGAAGAGACAGAAACCAGCCTACATCTGTGACATCACTGCCAGCGCTGACTTTGAGGGAGACTCTGACCGTTTCAATGAGGGCTACAATCAAGTGGATGAAGACACCaacagaggtggaggaggggccTACGTCTATGTCTGGTACCGTCTGAGCACTGACACCAACAATGTCGTTCGAGATCTGCAAGTTTCCACCAATGATGAAGAATACCAGGCCTTTCAAAACCAGGGCTACACCGTAGTGAACCAGGACCTGAACCAGGGGACTGGAGGAAACCAGGTGTTCCTGTGGTACAAGAAAGATGTCTGCAGCAAAAAACCCATCAAGGCCGTCACTGTGATCGTTAACCAGGCAGCTGTGCAGCCTTATGAGAGGGCGGGGATCgaggtcattaaaaaaaacctcaatACAGGCAACAATGGTGATGTCCTGTACCTGTGTTATTACCAGTGA